The window ACAATATCAACCGAGTCGGGATTTTGATGACGGTAGTTCAGATTTAAAACACGAATGGCATCGATGATCTGGGCATCAGAAATATTTTCTGCGCCATAATTGTGAATTACGTGGAATACGACGGGGATAATGTAGACCGGTCCACCTCTGTTGGCACTGTGTGAAAATTGTTGCGTAAAATTTTCCAGTTCATTTTCTTTTTGCAATGCGTGATTTTCAAGTCCGGGTTTTTCCTGATGCAACTGAAAACGCATTTCATCTGCTCCGCAATGTTTATCGGATTGCGCATGGAGATGAAAAACAGTTAGAAAAAAGAAAAGGGAAAGAAATGGTTTCATGATTTCAAATTATCCCTCAAATATAAAAGGGATTCCTTCAATCTTATTTTTTTTTCTTTTCCACCACCATTCGCACCATTCCCATAAAAATCCGTGTAGAAAGCACACGGCGTAAGAACAATAAGAACGGAGCACCGCTGCCAATGGGATACCTCATTTTTTTTCTTCCGTCTGTAGCAGCTTTATAAATGGTTTTAGCTACGATTTCCGGTCCAGGCGCTTTCGCTCCGGTTTGTTGCATCATAGGTAAAGCAGATTCAACGTAGGCGTCATACGCTGTTAAGCCATCTTTTTTAAACAGGTCTTGCGAGCGATCGTAAAAATCGGTTTTTATGGCGCCGGGTTCTATTAATTTAACGCGGATATGATGTTCTCTCAATTCAAATTGCAAGGACTCACTAAATCCTTCCACCGCCCATTTGGTGCCGTGGTATAAACTGTAGAGCGGAAAAGTTATTCGTCCACCCATCGACGATACATTTATGATAATGCCATCTTTTTTCTGGCGAAAATGAGGAAGTATAGCGCGAATAACATTGAATACGCCGTATACATTGGTTTCGAACTGACGTTTCACTTGTTCCTGACTAGCAGCTTCGAATGGACCAACCGTTCCGTATCCGGCATTGTTTACAATTACATCAATGTTGCCAAATTTTAAAATGGAATCCTTTATGGATTGTTCTATACTTGATTCCTGAGTAACATCAAGCGCCATAAGCGTAATTCCCGGAATGGCGGCAAGATCCTGATGCTTTTCAGGGTTGCGCATGGTGGCAATTACATTCCAATTCTGTTTTGCAAAATAAAGTGCAGTAGCTCTGCCTATACCTGAAGAAGTACCTGTAATTAAAACTGTTTTTTTCATGAATGCTTTGATATAGAGGGTTGGACGAACACAATGGGAAAATATTTTAACAAAAGCAGATTTTTTAGAAGAAAACCTAACGAGGTCTGCAATTTGAGTTGGTTTACTATTGACAACCAACCCCCTGCTTTTGTTTACGGTTTTTTTCCCTTTCCCTCAATTCACCTGTTTTTTTTCTTTTCAGATTATTTCCTTTTGTAAATTGAGCAAGCCAAAAAGAACAAGAACCTATGAAAAAAATCTACTTTGCTCTATCCCTGTTTTTAGCTTCGGCAACAGGAATTGAATTGTCGGCCCAAACGGTGTACGACAATTATCAGGATGGAAGAATTTGGTTTAAAATCAAAGATAATGTCTCCATTTCTCAGCCCGGATTTCGAGTGGGTAGTGAGCAAATGGTGGATTATCGTCACCTCGATTTTAAATCCGTTCCATTTCTTCAAAATGTAACCTCAGGTCACCAGGTGACGCGACTTGCTCGTCCTTATCACATGGTGAAAAACGACAAAAAACTATCGAATGTATTTTTATTGGAATTTTCCGATATCCAAAATGTGGAACAAATTATTGCCGAATTAAAATCCACCGGAAAAGTTGAGTATGCGGAAAAAGTTCCATTGGTAAAACACTTCCTTACACCTAACGATCCAAGTTATAACTCCTCTACACAATGGGGATTATTTCAAATAAATGCGGCACAAGCCTGGAATGTAAGTACAGGTAGCACCAGCGTAGTTGTTGGTATTGTTGATGATGCAGTACAAACTAACCATCCCGATTTATCTGCGTCCATTTATACCAATACAGCAGAAATTGCAGGAAATGGTATTGATGATGATAACAATGGATATATCGACGACCGTCAGGGATTCGATGTGGCCGATAACGATAACGATCCGAATCCACCAAACAGTTCATTCGACCACGGTACGCATGTTGCAGGTATTGTTGGAGCAAAATCGAATAACTCTACCGGAATCGCTTCTATTGGTTACAGTGTAAAATTACTTCCGGTAAAATCGACCAATGTTGCAACTCAGGTAACAGATGGTTACGACGGAATTGTGTATGCCGTAACCATGGGTGTAGATGTAATCAATATGTCTTGGGGCGGTACAGGAAATTCTACCACTGCTCAAAACATTATTACCTGGGCAAGTAATCAGGGAGTCATTTTGGTAGCTGCTGCGGGTAATGACAACAATAACACGTTACATTATCCTGCTGCCTATACCGAGTGTATTGCCGTTGCATCTACCACCACAGGTGATGCTCGTTCTTCATTCTCATGTTATGGAACATGGGTAGATGTAGCAGCACCGGGTTCTTCTATTTATTCTACTGTTCCTGGAAGTGCATATGCATACAAACAAGGAACATCTATGGCATCACCAATGGTGGCAGGACTTGCCGCTTTGGTTAAAAGTGTGAATACAGGAATGACGGCTGCAGATGTAAGAAACTGTATTCTGAGTACTGCAGTGAATATCGATGCCATTAATCCAGGTTTTGGCGGACAATTAGGTTCTGGTCGTATCGATGCATTTGCGGCAGTAACGTGTGCATCCGCTACACTTGCCAATCCTCCGGTTGCCGATTTCGTTGCAAATGTTACAACGATTTCTGCAGGTGCTACGGTTAATTTTACGAATCTTTCTATTTACAATCCAACTTCGTACTCGTGGACATTCACCGGTGGTACTCCTTCAACTTCTACCCAGGCAAATCCAAGTAATATTGTTTACAATACGCCAGGAACATTTACAGTAACCCTTACTGCTACCAATGCAAATGGTTCCGACACAGAAACCAAAACAGCTTACATCACTGTACTTCCACAATCAGGATGTGATACCTTGAATTGGGCAAATCTACCGCCATCTGGTGCCTGGACAGGTTCTAACTATTATACCGGAACACCAAATGTTGGTCAGGATGGTTGGATCAACGGAATGAATGTTTATCTCGATAAAGAGAAAGCTGCATATTTCGATGCAAGTGCCAATACACAATCTAAAATTGTAGGATGTTACATTGGATTTGGATTAGCGTATTCAGCCAATCCAAATAAAGTTGTTCCTGTTAAAGTATATAGTCAAACAGGATCGAATCCGGGAACATTACTTACTACCTATAACCTCACCATGGGTGAAATTATGAGCGATGTAAATAATAATTACTGGACATATATTCAATTCCCAACTCCGGTAAATGTACCTGCAAGCCGCAAGTTTTATATTTCGGTGGATGTAAGTAATCTACAATGGCAAAGTGGAATTCACGATACCTTGTCGATTGTTTCCAATACTAACGGACAAACAACGCCTTCTGCCATTTGGGAAAAACAATCGGATAATTTGTGGTATCAATACGGAACTGCTGGTAGCTGGAATTTGAATGCTTCATTGTATATTTTCCCATTCCTTACTTCAGATCCTGCCAATGCGCAACTTACTTCAAGTGCAACTTCGGTATGTTCCGGACAGTCCATCAATTTTGATGCAACCGGTTCTACAGTAGAAGATGATATGTTATGGACATTCCTTGGTGGTTCACCTATCCAAAGTGGAAACCTGCAACAAACTGTTTTCTTTAATACTCCGGGTACTTATAGAACCTATCTCGAAGTATTAGGTGGTGGTTGCGGAATGTATGCAGTGGATTCAGTGGATATCACGGTTAACCCAACACCATCCATTGCTGTTTCAGTTTCGAATGATACCATTTGTCCCGCAGCATCCGCTAACCTGAACGCAAGTTCAACCGCTACCAGTTATGTTTGGTCGCCAACTACAGGATTATCCTCATCCACTATTGCAAATCCGGTAGCGACGCCTGCAAATACAACCACTTATACCGTAACAGGTACGCAAGGTGCTTGTCAGGGTAGTGCAAACATCACCATTGTGGTAGATAATAACACACCTGTTGCAAGCTTCATTTATACTGAGCCGGTTTGTATTAATGATCCGGTTAATTTTAAT of the Flavobacteriales bacterium genome contains:
- a CDS encoding SDR family oxidoreductase produces the protein MKKTVLITGTSSGIGRATALYFAKQNWNVIATMRNPEKHQDLAAIPGITLMALDVTQESSIEQSIKDSILKFGNIDVIVNNAGYGTVGPFEAASQEQVKRQFETNVYGVFNVIRAILPHFRQKKDGIIINVSSMGGRITFPLYSLYHGTKWAVEGFSESLQFELREHHIRVKLIEPGAIKTDFYDRSQDLFKKDGLTAYDAYVESALPMMQQTGAKAPGPEIVAKTIYKAATDGRKKMRYPIGSGAPFLLFLRRVLSTRIFMGMVRMVVEKKKK
- a CDS encoding S8 family serine peptidase; this translates as MKKIYFALSLFLASATGIELSAQTVYDNYQDGRIWFKIKDNVSISQPGFRVGSEQMVDYRHLDFKSVPFLQNVTSGHQVTRLARPYHMVKNDKKLSNVFLLEFSDIQNVEQIIAELKSTGKVEYAEKVPLVKHFLTPNDPSYNSSTQWGLFQINAAQAWNVSTGSTSVVVGIVDDAVQTNHPDLSASIYTNTAEIAGNGIDDDNNGYIDDRQGFDVADNDNDPNPPNSSFDHGTHVAGIVGAKSNNSTGIASIGYSVKLLPVKSTNVATQVTDGYDGIVYAVTMGVDVINMSWGGTGNSTTAQNIITWASNQGVILVAAAGNDNNNTLHYPAAYTECIAVASTTTGDARSSFSCYGTWVDVAAPGSSIYSTVPGSAYAYKQGTSMASPMVAGLAALVKSVNTGMTAADVRNCILSTAVNIDAINPGFGGQLGSGRIDAFAAVTCASATLANPPVADFVANVTTISAGATVNFTNLSIYNPTSYSWTFTGGTPSTSTQANPSNIVYNTPGTFTVTLTATNANGSDTETKTAYITVLPQSGCDTLNWANLPPSGAWTGSNYYTGTPNVGQDGWINGMNVYLDKEKAAYFDASANTQSKIVGCYIGFGLAYSANPNKVVPVKVYSQTGSNPGTLLTTYNLTMGEIMSDVNNNYWTYIQFPTPVNVPASRKFYISVDVSNLQWQSGIHDTLSIVSNTNGQTTPSAIWEKQSDNLWYQYGTAGSWNLNASLYIFPFLTSDPANAQLTSSATSVCSGQSINFDATGSTVEDDMLWTFLGGSPIQSGNLQQTVFFNTPGTYRTYLEVLGGGCGMYAVDSVDITVNPTPSIAVSVSNDTICPAASANLNASSTATSYVWSPTTGLSSSTIANPVATPANTTTYTVTGTQGACQGSANITIVVDNNTPVASFIYTEPVCINDPVNFNGGISDYANTYNWTFTSGSISSSTILDPVVTYTAAGTYPVTLSVNTLCGITDDTTLNITVVDCAAGLGNELENGGVTAWMNNQNNQLSIQFNLNQNTAVEVTLLNAVGQIVSSSKENNTTNGYIRRMDLSALTSGIYFVRVSDGETTQVFKIFR